One genomic window of Ziziphus jujuba cultivar Dongzao chromosome 4, ASM3175591v1 includes the following:
- the LOC107416757 gene encoding uncharacterized protein LOC107416757, whose translation MIEISLSLALCHSLSDHLFPISPSRTFQESQTKEHKFHLFCEKLSIPSAPRMSILQYPDAMNVPDLQIWNNAAFDNEESEGSAAIKASWSNLQPTFLNRSSESLRSDCSKENFSPVFAKTPFSLKSSVPTKPLHPNTTIENSQGKPLKKLVCEEEEEEENRFEPLWVVAKKGFLFQEEEEAGEKVVRDEMKIDSEIEEIEKEITRLNSRLETLRLEKAERNKTTKTIEKREKKIVAAKFMESGKQSVKNSDGLPPSSTSKTKLYRRGMSLGPSEIVAGTGLRRLSRHEITTITPIQPIQSRRKSCFWKLQDIDELRVTKERRKSLSLSPKSRKIVPKIQPPKQALTSVSSKRPVKKEDGVIASVQPKKLFKDGEKSAPTAKKPVKPGRVIPSRYNQIAGKEATTDVVRKRSLPEDDKEENGKRCDKKRMSLVGKGRVKKRWEIPSEVVVYQSGVVEDNNNNNNNKTPLLSAADMENVLPKIKNLRCVNESPRDSGPAKRVAELIGRKSFFRENLDVVVEDSVCQALSFAEENAEEK comes from the coding sequence atgatcgaaatctctctctctctcgctctctgtCATTCACTCTCTGATCACTTATTTCCCATTTCACCATCAAGAACTTTCCAAGAATCACAAACAAAAGAACACAAATTCCATcttttttgtgaaaaattatCGATACCCAGTGCGCCAAGAATGAGTATTCTTCAATACCCAGACGCCATGAACGTTCCAGACCTTCAGATTTGGAACAACGCTGCCTTCGACAATGAAGAATCTGAAGGATCCGCCGCCATTAAAGCTTCTTGGTCCAATCTCCAACCCACATTTCTGAACCGTTCTTCTGAATCCCTTCGATCCGATTGCAGCAAAGAGAATTTCAGTCCCGTGTTTGCGAAAACCCCTTTTTCTCTCAAATCTTCGGTACCCACCAAGCCACTCCACCCGAATACCACAATCGAAAACTCACAGGGGAAGCCATTGAAGAAGCTTGTctgcgaagaagaagaagaagaagaaaatcggTTCGAACCCTTGTGGGTGGTGGCCAAGAAGGGATTTCTatttcaagaagaagaagaagcaggagAGAAGGTGGTGCGCGACGAAATGAAGATCGATTCGGAGATTGAGGAAATCGAGAAGGAGATCACTCGCTTGAATTCCAGACTCGAAACGCTTCGTCTCGAAAAAGCCGAGCGGAATAAGACGACGAAGACAATAGAAAAGCGTGAGAAGAAGATTGTGGCGGCGAAATTCATGGAGTCAGGGAAACAGAGCGTCAAGAATTCAGATGGGTTGCCACCATCATCAACTTCCAAAACGAAGCTCTACCGGAGAGGTATGAGTTTGGGGCCTTCGGAGATCGTAGCCGGAACTGGGCTCCGGCGATTAAGCAGGCACGAAATCACTACAATCACTCCCATTCAGCCGATACAGAGTCGCCGGAAATCGTGCTTTTGGAAGCTCCAAGATATCGATGAACTCAGGGTTACGAAGGAGAGAAGGAAGAGTTTAAGCCTGAGCCCAAAATCCCGGAAAATTGTTCCCAAGATTCAACCACCCAAACAAGCCCTCACGTCGGTGTCTTCGAAAAGACCAGTGAAGAAAGAAGATGGGGTTATCGCATCGGTCCAGCCAAAGAAGCTTTTCAAAGATGGAGAAAAGTCTGCACCCACAGCAAAGAAACCAGTGAAGCCTGGAAGAGTCATACCGAGTCGGTACAATCAGATTGCCGGAAAAGAAGCAACCACCGACGTAGTTCGGAAAAGGTCGTTGCCGGAGGATGATAAGGAAGAAAATGGTAAGAGGTGCGACAAGAAACGCATGTCGTTGGTGGGAAAGGGAAGGGTAAAGAAGAGGTGGGAGATTCCGAGTGAAGTGGTGGTTTACCAGAGTGGTGTGGTggaggataataataataataataataacaaaactccATTATTGTCTGCAGCTGATATGGAAAATGTGCTTCCTAAGATTAAGAATCTCCGATGTGTGAATGAGAGCCCAAGAGACTCAGGACCAGCCAAAAGGGTTGCTGAATTGATTGGGAGAAAATCTTTCTTTCGTGAGAATCTGGATGTGGTGGTGGAGGATTCGGTTTGTCAGGCATTGAGTTTTGCAGAAGAAAATGCCgaggaaaagtaa
- the LOC107416753 gene encoding external alternative NAD(P)H-ubiquinone oxidoreductase B1, mitochondrial-like isoform X2, with the protein MTIWSFFTRASRAFHDYPHASKLLVLCTVSGGLVAYSESQSDIVSPPSVDINQSEPRKKRVVVLGTGWAGTSFLKDLDASMYDVQVVSPLNYFAFTPLLPSVTCGTVEARSIVEPVRNIIKKRKGEIQFWEAECIKLDAKNKQVICRSNINNNLVGNGEFHLEYDYLVMAVGAQVNTFNTPGVLENCYFLKEVEDAQKIRRGVIDCFEKAILPGLTEEERRTNLHFVIVGGGPTGVEFAAELHDYFQEDLVNLYPSVKDLVKITLIQSGDHILNMFDERISSFAEQKFTRDGIDVQTGCRVVSVSDKEISMKMKSKGEVFSIPHGLVVWSTGVGTRPVVKDFMEQIGQGKRRILATDEWLRVKGCEDVYAIGDCATIDQRKIMEDIASIFEAADVDKSGTLTIKEFKDVMDDIIIRYPQVELYLKNQHLGDVTDLFKDSEGNYRPEVDIEQFKLALSHVDSQTKNLPATAQVAAQQGTYLSRCFNRRNECKNNPEGPRRFRGRGHHQFLPFQYKHFGQFAPLGGEQAAAELPGDWVSMGHSTQWLWYSVYASKQVSWRTRVLVVSDWTRRFIFGRDSSGI; encoded by the exons ATGACCATCTGGTCTTTCTTCACCAGGGCTTCAAGAGCTTTCCATGACTACCCTCATGCCTCTAAGCTTCTGGTCCTCTGTACTGTCAG TGGAGGTCTTGTGGCTTACTCAGAATCACAATCAGACATTGTTTCTCCTCCCAGTGTTGATATTAATCAAAGTGAGCCCAGGAAAAAGAGAGTGGTTGTGCTTGGCACAGGGTGGGCTGGTACTAGTTTCCTAAAGGATCTGGATGCTTCAATGTACGATGTTCAGGTTGTCTCACCCCTGAATTATTTTGCATTTACTCCTTTGTTACCTAGTGTCACATGTGGGACAGTTGAAGCACGGAGCATCGTAGAACCAGTCCGAAATATTATTAAGAAG AGAAAAGGAGAAATTCAATTTTGGGAGGCAGAATGTATCAAGCTCgatgcaaaaaataaacaagttaTCTGTCGATCAAATATTAACAACAATTTGGTGGGAAATGGGGAATTCCATCTAGAATATGACTACTTGGTTATGGCAGTTGGAGCACAAGTAAATACTTTTAACACCCCTGGTGTCCTTGAAAATTGCTATTTTCTGAAG GAAGTAGAGGATGCTCAGAAGATTCGCAGAGGCGTAATAGATTGTTTTGAAAAGGCTATCCTTCCTGGTCTAACTGAAGAAGAGAGGAGGACAAATCTTCATTTTGTAATTGTCGGAGGGGGTCCTACGGGTGTGGAATTTGCTGCAGAGCTGCATGACTATTTCCAAGAAGATCTAGTCAACTTATATCCTTCAGTTAAGGATCTGGTGAAGATCACACTGATCCAATCAGGGGATCATATCTTGAACAT GTTTGATGAAAGAATTAGTTCTTTTGCTGAGCAGAAGTTCACAAGGGATGGTATTGATGTTCAAACGGGATGTCGGGTTGTTAGTGTATCTGATAAGGAAATTTCAATGAAGATGAAATCAAAGGGAGAGGTTTTCTCCATACCCCATGGTTTAGTTGTGTGGTCCACTGGTGTTGGGACTCGTCCAGTTGTGAAAGACTTCATGGAGCAAATTGGGCAG GGTAAAAGACGTATTCTAGCAACTGATGAGTGGTTGCGTGTAAAGGGCTGTGAGGATGTTTATGCCATTGGTGATTGTGCTACAATTGATCAACGTAAAATTATG GAAGATATTGCAAGCATATTCGAAGCAGCGGACGTGGACAAGTCTGGTACCTTAACAATCAAAGAATTCAAAGATGTAATGGATGACATCATCATAAGGTACCCCCAAGTGGAACTCTATCTAAAGAACCAGCATTTGGGAGATGTGACAGATCTTTTCAAAGATTCTGAGGGGAATTATAGGCCAGAAGTGGATATTGAACAATTCAAGTTAGCCCTTAGTCATGTGGATTCCCAGACAAAGAATCTGCCTGCAACTGCTCAG GTTGCTGCTCAACAAGGTACATATCTTTCTAGGTGCTTCAACCGTAGGAACGAGTGCAAAAATAATCCTGAAGGTCCAAGGCGTTTCAGAGGTCGCGGGCATCATCAGTTTCTTCCCTTTCA GTACAAGCATTTTGGGCAATTCGCTCCTTTGGGGGGAGAGCAAGCAGCAGCAGAACTACCCGGAGACTGGGTTTCCATGGGACATAGCACTCAGTGGCTTTGGTATTCTGTATATGCAAG CAAGCAAGTGAGCTGGCGGACTAGGGTGTTGGTGGTATCTGATTGGACAAGGAGATTTATTTTTGGGAGAGATTCGAGCGGTATCTGA
- the LOC107416759 gene encoding external alternative NAD(P)H-ubiquinone oxidoreductase B3, mitochondrial-like, producing MHGYSFYGKASKAFHQYPSLSKLLLVFTASGGGLLAITGGQTSPNPAYADAVQAHGECKKKKVVVLGTGWAGMSFLKTLNNPSYDVHVVSPHNYFAFTPLLPSVTCGTVEARSIVEPIRCITKKKDVQFREAVCYKIDAEKKKVFCRSSQETNLGGKEEFSIDYDYLIIAMGAKSNTFNTPGVEEHAHFLKSVEDALKIRQSVIDCFERASLPSVSEEERRRILHFVIVGGGPTGVEFAAELHDFVNEDLAKLYPTVKDYVKITILEAGDHILNMFDKRITAFAEEKFQRDGIDLKTGSMVVKVAEKEISTKVRATGQFVTLPYGMAVWSTGIGPRAEVMDFMKQIGQSNRRALCTDEWLRVVGCDNIYALGDCATINQRRVMEDIASIFSKADKDKSGTLSIKEFQEVVGDLCERYPQLEIYLKNKQMKNMADLLKTSQSESVEVDIETFTSALSEVDSQMKNLPATAQVAAQQGAYLANCFNRMEECEQCPEGPLRFRGVGRHRFHPFRYKHFGQFAPLGGEQTAAQLPGDWISIGHSTQWLWYSVYASKLVSWRTRILVISDWGRRFIFGRDSSRI from the exons ATGCACGGTTATTCTTTCTATGGGAAAGCCTCCAAGGCTTTCCATCAGTACCCATCACTGTCCAAGCTTCTTCTTGTTTTCACTGCCag TGGAGGAGGTCTATTGGCAATTACAGGAGGCCAAACATCCCCTAATCCAGCATATGCTGATGCAGTACAAGCGCACGGGGAATGTAAGAAAAAGAAGGTGGTAGTACTTGGTACTGGTTGGGCAGGAATGAGTTTCTTGAAAACTTTGAACAACCCATCTTATGATGTTCACGTCGTCTCGCCTCATAACTATTTTGCATTCACTCCTTTGCTACCGAGTGTTACTTGTGGCACAGTCGAAGCACGTAGCATTGTCGAACCAATTCGCTGTATTACCAAGAAa AAAGATGTGCAGTTCAGGGAAGCTGTGTGTTACAAGATTGATGCAGAGAAGAAGAAAGTATTTTGTCGATCGAGTCAAGAAACAAATTTGGGTGGTAAGGAAGAATTCAGCATAGACTACGACTATCTAATAATAGCCATGGGAGCCAAATCAAACACATTTAACACCCCAGGTGTGGAGGAACATGCTCACTTCTTAAAG TCAGTAGAGGATGCTCTGAAAATCCGTCAGTCAGTGATCGACTGCTTCGAAAGGGCAAGTCTTCCTAGTGTAAGTGAAGAAGAGAGGAGGAGAATCCTTCATTTTGTAATAGTTGGGGGTGGACCAACAGGGGTTGAGTTTGCAGCTGAGCTTCATGACTTCGTAAATGAGGATTTAGCCAAGTTATATCCTACAGTTAAAGACTATGTCAAGATTACAATTCTTGAGGCAGGGGATCACATTTTGAACAT GTTTGACAAGAGAATTACTGCTTTTGCTGAAGAAAAATTCCAAAGAGATGGTATTGATCTGAAAACAGGTTCAATGGTGGTAAAGGTAGCTGAAAAAGAAATCTCTACTAAAGTAAGAGCTACTGGACAATTTGTAACCCTACCTTATGGAATGGCAGTCTGGTCGACTGGCATTGGACCACGTGCTGAAGTGATGGATTTTATGAAGCAGATTGGTCAG AGCAACAGGCGTGCTTTGTGTACTGATGAATGGCTGAGGGTGGTCGGATGTGATAACATATATGCTCTAGGTGACTGTGCAACCATAAATCAACGCAGAGTTatg GAAGATATTGCATCAATATTCAGCAAGGCAGACAAGGACAAATCCGGGACTTTGAGCATAAAAGAGTTTCAAGAAGTCGTAGGTGACCTCTGCGAGAGGTATCCACAGTTGGAGATTTATTTGAAGAATAAACAGATGAAAAATATGGCCGACTTACTGAAAACTTCTCAAAGCGAGTCTGTTGAAGTGGATATTGAAACATTTACATCTGCTCTTTCAGAAGTGGATTCCCAGATGAAAAATCTTCCTGCAACAGCTCAG GTAGCTGCTCAACAAGGTGCCTACCTTGCCAACTGTTTCAACCGTATGGAAGAATGTGAACAGTGTCCTGAAGGTCCTCTCAGATTCAGGGGTGTAGGGCGTCACAGGTTTCATCCATTCAG GTACAAGCATTTTGGGCAATTTGCCCCTCTGGGAGGAGAACAAACTGCAGCCCAACTACCAGGGGATTGGATTTCCATTGGTCATAGCACTCAGTGGCTCTGGTACTCCGTATATGCAAG TAAGCTAGTAAGTTGGCGTACTAGGATATTGGTGATTTCTGACTGGGGAAGAAGATTCATATTTGGAAGGGACTCCAGTCGAATTTGA
- the LOC107416753 gene encoding external alternative NAD(P)H-ubiquinone oxidoreductase B1, mitochondrial-like isoform X1, translating into MTIWSFFTRASRAFHDYPHASKLLVLCTVSSGGLVAYSESQSDIVSPPSVDINQSEPRKKRVVVLGTGWAGTSFLKDLDASMYDVQVVSPLNYFAFTPLLPSVTCGTVEARSIVEPVRNIIKKRKGEIQFWEAECIKLDAKNKQVICRSNINNNLVGNGEFHLEYDYLVMAVGAQVNTFNTPGVLENCYFLKEVEDAQKIRRGVIDCFEKAILPGLTEEERRTNLHFVIVGGGPTGVEFAAELHDYFQEDLVNLYPSVKDLVKITLIQSGDHILNMFDERISSFAEQKFTRDGIDVQTGCRVVSVSDKEISMKMKSKGEVFSIPHGLVVWSTGVGTRPVVKDFMEQIGQGKRRILATDEWLRVKGCEDVYAIGDCATIDQRKIMEDIASIFEAADVDKSGTLTIKEFKDVMDDIIIRYPQVELYLKNQHLGDVTDLFKDSEGNYRPEVDIEQFKLALSHVDSQTKNLPATAQVAAQQGTYLSRCFNRRNECKNNPEGPRRFRGRGHHQFLPFQYKHFGQFAPLGGEQAAAELPGDWVSMGHSTQWLWYSVYASKQVSWRTRVLVVSDWTRRFIFGRDSSGI; encoded by the exons ATGACCATCTGGTCTTTCTTCACCAGGGCTTCAAGAGCTTTCCATGACTACCCTCATGCCTCTAAGCTTCTGGTCCTCTGTACTGTCAG TAGTGGAGGTCTTGTGGCTTACTCAGAATCACAATCAGACATTGTTTCTCCTCCCAGTGTTGATATTAATCAAAGTGAGCCCAGGAAAAAGAGAGTGGTTGTGCTTGGCACAGGGTGGGCTGGTACTAGTTTCCTAAAGGATCTGGATGCTTCAATGTACGATGTTCAGGTTGTCTCACCCCTGAATTATTTTGCATTTACTCCTTTGTTACCTAGTGTCACATGTGGGACAGTTGAAGCACGGAGCATCGTAGAACCAGTCCGAAATATTATTAAGAAG AGAAAAGGAGAAATTCAATTTTGGGAGGCAGAATGTATCAAGCTCgatgcaaaaaataaacaagttaTCTGTCGATCAAATATTAACAACAATTTGGTGGGAAATGGGGAATTCCATCTAGAATATGACTACTTGGTTATGGCAGTTGGAGCACAAGTAAATACTTTTAACACCCCTGGTGTCCTTGAAAATTGCTATTTTCTGAAG GAAGTAGAGGATGCTCAGAAGATTCGCAGAGGCGTAATAGATTGTTTTGAAAAGGCTATCCTTCCTGGTCTAACTGAAGAAGAGAGGAGGACAAATCTTCATTTTGTAATTGTCGGAGGGGGTCCTACGGGTGTGGAATTTGCTGCAGAGCTGCATGACTATTTCCAAGAAGATCTAGTCAACTTATATCCTTCAGTTAAGGATCTGGTGAAGATCACACTGATCCAATCAGGGGATCATATCTTGAACAT GTTTGATGAAAGAATTAGTTCTTTTGCTGAGCAGAAGTTCACAAGGGATGGTATTGATGTTCAAACGGGATGTCGGGTTGTTAGTGTATCTGATAAGGAAATTTCAATGAAGATGAAATCAAAGGGAGAGGTTTTCTCCATACCCCATGGTTTAGTTGTGTGGTCCACTGGTGTTGGGACTCGTCCAGTTGTGAAAGACTTCATGGAGCAAATTGGGCAG GGTAAAAGACGTATTCTAGCAACTGATGAGTGGTTGCGTGTAAAGGGCTGTGAGGATGTTTATGCCATTGGTGATTGTGCTACAATTGATCAACGTAAAATTATG GAAGATATTGCAAGCATATTCGAAGCAGCGGACGTGGACAAGTCTGGTACCTTAACAATCAAAGAATTCAAAGATGTAATGGATGACATCATCATAAGGTACCCCCAAGTGGAACTCTATCTAAAGAACCAGCATTTGGGAGATGTGACAGATCTTTTCAAAGATTCTGAGGGGAATTATAGGCCAGAAGTGGATATTGAACAATTCAAGTTAGCCCTTAGTCATGTGGATTCCCAGACAAAGAATCTGCCTGCAACTGCTCAG GTTGCTGCTCAACAAGGTACATATCTTTCTAGGTGCTTCAACCGTAGGAACGAGTGCAAAAATAATCCTGAAGGTCCAAGGCGTTTCAGAGGTCGCGGGCATCATCAGTTTCTTCCCTTTCA GTACAAGCATTTTGGGCAATTCGCTCCTTTGGGGGGAGAGCAAGCAGCAGCAGAACTACCCGGAGACTGGGTTTCCATGGGACATAGCACTCAGTGGCTTTGGTATTCTGTATATGCAAG CAAGCAAGTGAGCTGGCGGACTAGGGTGTTGGTGGTATCTGATTGGACAAGGAGATTTATTTTTGGGAGAGATTCGAGCGGTATCTGA
- the LOC125422210 gene encoding pentatricopeptide repeat-containing protein At1g11900: MLRTPHQVLYKVPEIETMLSTSRHFRLIFRGSKAHELNARSFVSCSVAIRLFRNPILLRQNRHNPHTSSIRSTSFGFSWIWPFFAIVNRFIGNSQSLTTQASLDKEDVVLNEIFSTIEKEPRSASKNCAAYVDKLCRCGNLSAAIRLLKFLQDKHISIGSKTYDLLLVAASQKNDIDLMSEVFKDAMLSPGSLSSTSYLNLAKAFIKTNDSVQLLRLINDVSEMIFPNMAVLNRIIFAFAECRQIDQALMIFGHIKSLECKPDLVTYNIILDILGRSGRVDAMLHEFASMKEAGITPDVISYNTLLNSLKKVGRIELCAVYFKEMGDNGIAPDLLTYTALIEIYGRSGNVEESLRLFSEMKARRIRPSIYIYRSLIHSLKKMGKLDLAMTFSEEMNSSLSELAGPKDFKRNQR, encoded by the exons ATGCTGCGAACCCCCCACCAGGTTCTGTATAAGGTGCCTGAAATCGAAACCATGCTGTCCACTTCAAGGCACTTCAGGCTGATTTTCCGTGGCAGCAAGGCCCATGAGTTAAACGCTCGAAGTTTCGTTTCCTGCTCGGTTGCGATTCGTTTGTTCCGGAATCCGATTCTTTTACGGCAAAATAGGCATAACCCACATACT AGCAGTATCAGATCCACCTCATTTGGTTTCTCTTGGATCTGGCCATTCTTTGCCATTGTAAATAGATTCATTGGCAATTCTCAATCACTCACAACACAGGCCTCCCTGGATAAAGAGGATGTGGTcttgaatgaaattttttccACCATTGAAAAAGAACCAAGATCTGCCTCTAAAAACTGTGCTGCTTATGTTGATAAGCTGTGTAGATGTGGAAATCTTTCTGCAGCTATTAGGTTGCTTAAGTTCTTACAAGATAAACATATCTCTATTGGTTCCAAAACATATGATCTCCTATTGGTGGCTGCTAGTCAAAAGAATGACATTGATCTAATGTCTGAAGTTTTTAAAGATGCAATGCTTTCCCCCGGATCCTTGTCTTCAACTTCTTATCTCAATCTTGCGAAGGCTTTTATAAAGACAAATGATTCTGTCCAGTTACTCAGATTAATCAATGATGTATCAGAGATGATATTCCCAAACATGGCAGTTCTAAACAGAATCATCTTTGCCTTTGCTGAATGTAGGCAGATTGATCAGGCCCTTATGATATTTGGCCATATTAAGAGTCTGGAATGCAAACCAGATTTGGTTACATATAATATCATTTTAGATATCTTGGGTCGTTCAGGCCGTGTCGATGCCATGCTCCATGAATTTGCATCAATGAAGGAAGCTGGCATCACTCCTGATGTCATTTCTTACAATACATTGTTAAATAGTCTGAAGAAGGTAGGAAGAATAGAATTGTGTGCAgtatattttaaggaaatggGTGACAATGGAATTGCGCCAGATTTGCTTACTTACACCGCATTAATTGAGATCTATGGTCGTTCAGGAAATGTTGAGGAATCATTGAGACTCTTTAGTGAGATGAAGGCAAGGCGGATTCGTCCTTCAATCTACATTTATCGATCACTAATCCACAGTTTAAAGAAAATGGGGAAGTTGGACTTGGCAATGACATTCTCAGAAGAGATGAATTCATCTCTTTCAGAGCTAGCTGGTCCAAAGGATTTTAAACGAAATCAAAGGTAG
- the LOC107416753 gene encoding external alternative NAD(P)H-ubiquinone oxidoreductase B1, mitochondrial-like isoform X3, whose product MYDVQVVSPLNYFAFTPLLPSVTCGTVEARSIVEPVRNIIKKRKGEIQFWEAECIKLDAKNKQVICRSNINNNLVGNGEFHLEYDYLVMAVGAQVNTFNTPGVLENCYFLKEVEDAQKIRRGVIDCFEKAILPGLTEEERRTNLHFVIVGGGPTGVEFAAELHDYFQEDLVNLYPSVKDLVKITLIQSGDHILNMFDERISSFAEQKFTRDGIDVQTGCRVVSVSDKEISMKMKSKGEVFSIPHGLVVWSTGVGTRPVVKDFMEQIGQGKRRILATDEWLRVKGCEDVYAIGDCATIDQRKIMEDIASIFEAADVDKSGTLTIKEFKDVMDDIIIRYPQVELYLKNQHLGDVTDLFKDSEGNYRPEVDIEQFKLALSHVDSQTKNLPATAQVAAQQGTYLSRCFNRRNECKNNPEGPRRFRGRGHHQFLPFQYKHFGQFAPLGGEQAAAELPGDWVSMGHSTQWLWYSVYASKQVSWRTRVLVVSDWTRRFIFGRDSSGI is encoded by the exons ATGTACGATGTTCAGGTTGTCTCACCCCTGAATTATTTTGCATTTACTCCTTTGTTACCTAGTGTCACATGTGGGACAGTTGAAGCACGGAGCATCGTAGAACCAGTCCGAAATATTATTAAGAAG AGAAAAGGAGAAATTCAATTTTGGGAGGCAGAATGTATCAAGCTCgatgcaaaaaataaacaagttaTCTGTCGATCAAATATTAACAACAATTTGGTGGGAAATGGGGAATTCCATCTAGAATATGACTACTTGGTTATGGCAGTTGGAGCACAAGTAAATACTTTTAACACCCCTGGTGTCCTTGAAAATTGCTATTTTCTGAAG GAAGTAGAGGATGCTCAGAAGATTCGCAGAGGCGTAATAGATTGTTTTGAAAAGGCTATCCTTCCTGGTCTAACTGAAGAAGAGAGGAGGACAAATCTTCATTTTGTAATTGTCGGAGGGGGTCCTACGGGTGTGGAATTTGCTGCAGAGCTGCATGACTATTTCCAAGAAGATCTAGTCAACTTATATCCTTCAGTTAAGGATCTGGTGAAGATCACACTGATCCAATCAGGGGATCATATCTTGAACAT GTTTGATGAAAGAATTAGTTCTTTTGCTGAGCAGAAGTTCACAAGGGATGGTATTGATGTTCAAACGGGATGTCGGGTTGTTAGTGTATCTGATAAGGAAATTTCAATGAAGATGAAATCAAAGGGAGAGGTTTTCTCCATACCCCATGGTTTAGTTGTGTGGTCCACTGGTGTTGGGACTCGTCCAGTTGTGAAAGACTTCATGGAGCAAATTGGGCAG GGTAAAAGACGTATTCTAGCAACTGATGAGTGGTTGCGTGTAAAGGGCTGTGAGGATGTTTATGCCATTGGTGATTGTGCTACAATTGATCAACGTAAAATTATG GAAGATATTGCAAGCATATTCGAAGCAGCGGACGTGGACAAGTCTGGTACCTTAACAATCAAAGAATTCAAAGATGTAATGGATGACATCATCATAAGGTACCCCCAAGTGGAACTCTATCTAAAGAACCAGCATTTGGGAGATGTGACAGATCTTTTCAAAGATTCTGAGGGGAATTATAGGCCAGAAGTGGATATTGAACAATTCAAGTTAGCCCTTAGTCATGTGGATTCCCAGACAAAGAATCTGCCTGCAACTGCTCAG GTTGCTGCTCAACAAGGTACATATCTTTCTAGGTGCTTCAACCGTAGGAACGAGTGCAAAAATAATCCTGAAGGTCCAAGGCGTTTCAGAGGTCGCGGGCATCATCAGTTTCTTCCCTTTCA GTACAAGCATTTTGGGCAATTCGCTCCTTTGGGGGGAGAGCAAGCAGCAGCAGAACTACCCGGAGACTGGGTTTCCATGGGACATAGCACTCAGTGGCTTTGGTATTCTGTATATGCAAG CAAGCAAGTGAGCTGGCGGACTAGGGTGTTGGTGGTATCTGATTGGACAAGGAGATTTATTTTTGGGAGAGATTCGAGCGGTATCTGA